A single region of the Brachypodium distachyon strain Bd21 chromosome 3, Brachypodium_distachyon_v3.0, whole genome shotgun sequence genome encodes:
- the LOC106866496 gene encoding uncharacterized protein LOC106866496, translating into MTPRVVEEEQRIMKQAKDQTFHVGSSKRKHEGQASSSKAPKKQFIHNDTQVAPKGKGQAANTSVGDVKNTCHFCKEVGHFRKNCPGFLKWMMKRGIKFDPHHKGKNKKH; encoded by the exons ATGACTCCTCGAGTTGTTGAGGAAGAACAGAGGATCATGAAACAGGCAAAGGATCAGACTTTTCATGTTGGCTCTTCCAAGAGAAAGCATGAGGGCCAGGCATCTTCCTCAAAGGCCCCAAAGAAGCAATTCATCCACAATGATACTCAGGTTGCTCCTAAGGGCAAGGGCCAGGCTGCCAACACCTCTGTTGGAGATGTGAAGAATACTTGCCATTTTTGCAAGGAGGTAGGGCATTTCCGGAAGAATTGCCCTGGATTTCTCAAGTGGATGATGAAGAGAG GGATTAAGTTTGATCCGCACCATAaaggcaagaacaagaagcattAA